The proteins below come from a single Notamacropus eugenii isolate mMacEug1 chromosome 7, mMacEug1.pri_v2, whole genome shotgun sequence genomic window:
- the STBD1 gene encoding starch-binding domain-containing protein 1 gives MGAVISALLVGGGLAGALFVWLLRGDPGNQDAGTGEGRELSPGEAVAVAPRGDGGGDGGDPLCSKHEQVAQLREQRGDWNVKKTAEEHHQESNGRLVSESKSSDLEGPTWKPQNISTQDFDCLRPGEQLHSTQLLGTESLTLPTLTNSVNYSEVLSSESPEPSQPKGQVSGPDLVDHEEWERVTIHSVWRDVDKGKSSESSHAGISALELQTSSSNQRLDYGRDSIKDAKGQEIHLKTKRVAAVFPLSQQVNVQFQVHYITMSDATVVAVTGDHETLGSWHNYIPLQCDKDWFWSTTIPLPMDTALMWKFVIVEHGNIVRWEECSNRLLEIGHEDTIVHKWWGYH, from the exons ATGGGCGCTGTCATATCTGCGCTGCTGGTGGGAGGAGGTCTGGCCGGTGCGCTCTTCGTTTGGCTGCTGCGGGGAGATCCCGGGAACCAGGATGCGGGGACCGGGGAGGGGCGAGAGTTGTCGCCAGGGGAGGCAGTCGCAGTAGCCCCGAGGGGGGACGGAGGTGGAGATGGCGGGGACCCCCTTTGCTCTAAACATGAGCAGGTGGCCCAACTCCGGGAGCAGAGGGGCGACTGGAACGTGAAGAAAACAGCCGAAG AGCATCATCAGGAAAGTAATGGACGTTTGGTGTCAGAATCCAAGAGCAGTGACCTTGAGGGTCCAACATGGAAACCACAGAATATTTCTACCCAAGACTTTGACTGTCTGAGACCAGGAGAACAACTCCATTCCACACAGTTGCTAGGGACAGAATCTCTGACTCTACcaacacttactaactctgtgaacTACTCAGAAGTCTTAAGTAGTGAAAGCCCAGAACCTTCTCAACCAAAAGGACAGGTGTCAGGTCCAGATTTGGTTGATCATGAGGAGTGGGAAAGGGTGACCATACACTCAGTGTGGAGAGATGTTGATAAGGGCAAAAGCTCTGAGTCTTCTCATGCTGGTATATCTGCCCTTGAACTCCAGACATCTAGCTCAAACCAGAGACTAGACTATGGAAGAGACTCCATCAAGGACGCCAAAGGTCAAGAGATTCATTTGAAAACAAAGAGAGTGGCAGCGGTGTTCCCATTGTCTCAGCAAGTCAATGTCCAGTTTCAGGTTCATTATATCACCATGTCTGATGCCACCGTGGTGGCAGTAACTGGTGACCATGAAACCCTTGGCAGCTGGCACAATTACATCCCACTCCAGTGTGACAAGGATTGGTTCTGGTCCACAACTATCCCCTTGCCAATGGATACAGCACTGATGTGGAAATTTGTAATAGTAGAGCATGGGAACATTGTCCGTTGGGAAGAATGCAGCAATCGCCTCTTAGAGATTGGGCATGAAGATACAATAGTTCATAAATGGTGGGGCTATCACTGA